The Procambarus clarkii isolate CNS0578487 chromosome 91, FALCON_Pclarkii_2.0, whole genome shotgun sequence region attgaaattgaaataaggttattgaggtaaaatacacacaaagggatgaggtagctcaagctattctcaccccgttcagtacatcgtgttaatacatacatagacacacatcacaaacaattaacatattaccaaacattctgagagataaacatatacatttccttctcaatctttggcggctttgtttacaattattaaacagttaatgagctccgaagcaccaggaggctgtttataacaataacaacagttgattggcaagttttcatgcttgtaaactgtttaataaatgtaaccaaagccgttaaagattgaggaaagatgttcacgttcgtaagtgcttgcgtaagtgctttcgtgaatctggcccctggctctttggtcccgcctctcaactgtcaattaactggtgtacagattcctgagcctactgggctctatcatatcaacatttgaaactgtgtatggagtcagcctccaccacattacttcctaatgtgtgtgtgtgtgtgtgtgtgtgtgtgtgtgtgtgtatgtgtgtgtgtgtgtgtgtgtatgtgtgtgtgagtgcatacACGTACCCTGCCCACCACTCAGTACAGCCTCCTGTTGAACGGGGGTGCGAATAGCTTgagttacctcatccctttgtgtgtattttaccccaATAAACGTATTTCAATTCCAATTTCAAATTCCAGCTCTCCACCACAGCACACAGTTGGTGTatccggaggggggggggaggagagggctgaGGTTAATTGGGAGTACCTCGCAGGTAGGAAACAAAGAGTCATAGTGAGAGAGGAGATACCAAatgtccctttgagatgtatttttttctgtctcaataaacatacttgaacttgaggtaCGAAATGAACGTCATGACGTTCTTACAACGTTGTATAAACGCAAAATGAACATTTGGGCTTATGTTGTGTGCTTGCTACAAGGAGACCATCCTGATCCTGATACAAGCAAAATACCTGACAGGACATTCTCTTCAtattaatgtttgctgatgatacaaaaggaATTAGGAGATGAGAATTGTGATTTTGCTATTGTCAAAATCAGACTGACTCACTTCAACCAAGTTGCTGGAACACGCCAGCTGAGCTTGGTCCCTGGTACGGTAATTATCAGAATGAACTAAAccagtacgactatatagcacttggaagggatctgaCGAGAGGCATTTAGgataggaaggaatggtgcccaaccacttggacggtcggggggattGAACGTCAACCAGCTGGAATCgtcaccgtcgctctaccgtccatcccaagacGGAACAAGAGTCAGAACACCAGCCTGGAGCACacaaaggaaagagagagagagagagagagagagagagagagagagagagagagagagagagagagagagagagagagagagagagagagagagagagagtgtgagagagagagagagagtgtgagagagagagagagagagagagagagagagagagagagagagagagagagagagagagagagagagagagagagagagagagagagagagagagagagagagagagagagagagagagagagacagcttcCTGCACCACAAAATAAGATATAACATGCACCATGAGCCAAATTATATTGACGAGGCCAAAATATAGTGTCGGAGGTACACATCAGAAGCACGCCGTCAGCTGGCCTGGACAACGCTGCCCTTCACGCTCTTTTATACAACCTCTTGAGAATCTGCGTACCTTAGGGCTTAAACCTCCTTTCTAATGCTTTTGTTATCTTCATTTCTCCCAGGATATGGCTCCCCTtgccaacattatatatatatatatatatatatatatatatatatatatatatatatatatatatatatttatatatatatatatatatatatatatatatatatatatatatatatatatatatatatatatatcttcattctactttgctctgatgaaggcgaattagccgaaaacgcgttaagcattttctatttttcacatgtggttattctgcatacttggatcaatgatttttgtgatcattgttgcatatatatatatatatatatatatatatatatatatatatatatatatatatatatatatatatatatatatgcgaacaagcctgaatggtccccaggactatatgcgactgaaaactcacaccccagaagtgactcgaacccatacccccaggagcaacgcaactggtaactacaggacgccttaatccgcttgaccatcacgaccatatagtcctggggaccattcaggcttgttcgcatttgtgttcctcccgtgtgccccaaagaatgaggtgatttgataaaatgcaatgcccaagattaccatccgagtgccggcggggaagtggttcaaatagcttcggctatcacttccttatgtccggtcgtgatggtcaagcggattaaggcgtcctgtagttaccagttgcgttgctcctgggagtatgggttttttatagataaaaaaaaattatgaaagatGTTCTTGAGATATTTATTTgcttatgtatttatatacatgaATGTAAAATAAGTTGTGAAACTTAACGATTATTAACAATAATTAGCGACACATTCTAACAAGAGCCGCTAACACGACTTTAAAATAAGCGAGTTGGCGATAGATTAAATCTCAAGCGAGTATAAAAACACACTTACATAACACACCTGCAATTTTGCCCTCCCAGAAAACAATAAAATGATTAAACACCTGCAGTAATGTTGCCAATCACCTcccaggagtgtgggggggggggggggtgctgcacCAGCTGTCGAAACCTGTTTATCCAATATaacatatgcaaaaaaaaaaaaaaaatgccgtaCGATAACAATGCCTCTTAATGAAGTAAACAATAGCTGTCTTTTATAGACAACTATTGTTTAAACGGCCAGATATCAGATATTGTTTAAACGGCTGTTGTGGTTGATTTAAGATATCAACCACAACGACCTCCAGTTGATATCCTTTCAACGTTTCATGTTTTCACTGCAAAGAAAAATTGTCCTTTTGTTTGgctatgtttgatatattttttgTTAAAGACTTTagaaacatatatataatccCTTATATAACACATATATAACGCATGTGCGCtccggcctcacacacacacacacacacacacacacacacacacacacacacacacacacacacactcacacacgcgcgTGAGCCCAGGTGAACGGAATTTATATATAACCCCTTTCAAACCTCTTTTTCAACATTTGACAATTAAAATTCTCCTTTTATATCTGCTTTCTATAAgccacctcccttccccccccccacccccaccctccgcCCCTCTCTGTAGAAAATGTATTCTCGAGCTAAAAATAGCGTGACGGTAAAGGGGGGGTTCTCCCCTATTTATCCTAGCCACGACACCCTCCATTTTTCACACCCATTTTGGTGTGGCGGACTTGCTGAGAGAGGCACTTCCCTCTCCCTGACTCCGGCCACAATTTACAAGTGATTTATCTCTCTTGATTAGTCTCCATTGACAGCCTGTTGCATTTATTCATCAATTTCCCTTCATTTacacacaatattatatatatatatacatatatatatatatatatatatatatatatatatatatatatatatatatatatatacctctgtggtatatatatatatatatatatatatatatatatatatatatatatatacctctgtggtatatatatatatatatatatatatatatatatatatatatatatatatatatatatatatatatatatatatatatatatatatatatatatcttaactcCTCTGAATGCTCCGGGGACAGGGAAAAAAGGAACATGTTAATCGCCTCATGCAGCTGGAGGGAATATATATTAACTTTATAACGTGATATATTATACCAGTATAACGAAATTTAATAACGACATAACGTTTTATATTCACGATTTAAGGTAATGTCCTTGGAGACGTCTTTAGTTTTCTTTCCTAATTTTCTTTATAATTTTCCGTATATTTTCCTGTTTTTCTTAGTTCTGTCACATGGTCGTTCAATAACATTTATATTCTTAGACGATCAAGTAATATTTTTGCTGTTCTTTGTTTTAGAAGCAGTATAATTGTCGTAGTTTGTTTCCAATGgttttatatttatgtatttgGTCCTAGACTATTGGCTGTGTTGTTTTCTTCTGCACTTTGACCTCTGTGGTTTGACCTCTGTGGTTTGACCTCTGTGGTTTGAGCTTTGTAGTTTGACCTCTGTGGTTTGACCTCTGTGGTTTGATCTCTGTGGTTTGACCTCTGTGGTTTGATCTCTGTGGTTTGACCTCTGTGGTTTGATCTCTGTGGTTTGATCTCTGTGGTTTGATCTCTGTGGTTTGATCTCCGTGGTTTGAGCTTTGTAGTTTGATCTCTGTGGTTTGATCTCTGTGGTTTGACCTCTGTGGTTTGACCTCTGTGGTTTGATCTCTGTGGTTTGATCTCTGTGGTTTGAGCTTTGTAGTTTGACCTCTGTGGTTTGACCTCTGTGGTTTGATCTCTGTGGTTTGACCTCTGTGGTTTGATCTCTGTGGTTTGATCTCTGTGGTTTGACCTCTGTGGTTTGACCTCTGTGGTTTGATCTCTGTGGTTTGATCTCTGTGGTTTGAGCTTTGTAGTTTGACCTCTGTGGTTTGATCTCTGTGGTTTGATCTCTGTGGTTTGATCTCTGTGGTTTGATCTCTGTGGTTTGAGCTTTGTAGTTTGACCTCTGTGGTTTGATCTCTGTGGTTTGATCTCTGTGGTTTGACCTCTGTGGTTTGATCTCTGTGGTTTGATCTCTGTGGTTTGACCTCTGTGGTTTGATCTCTGTGGTTTGACCTCTGTAGTTTGATCTCTGTGGTTTGACCTCTGTGGTTTGATCTCTGTGGTTTGATCTCTGTGGTTTGACCTCTGTAGTTTGATCTCTGTGGTTTGATCTCTGTGGTTTGACCTTTGTAGTTTGACCCCTGTAGTTTGACCTCTGTAGTTTGACCTCTGTAGTTTGACCTCTGTatttcctccacctcctcctgccTTTGGGTTTTGCTCCTTGGTACTGTCTACTGACCCATGAGTTGTTATTTTCCTACTGTTTTCTTCATTATTATTATCAACcacttttcagcctcttcatATACATCTCCATTTGATTTGGTCCATTAATTCCTGTACTGTCTTTCCTCTACACTCTTCCTCACACTCTACATTTTTCCAAGTACTCTCTTATCCTCGTGTAATCCCTTTTTTATGTAGTACTCTCCATTCCCTGACCCactgttcaacccgttctcgcacttgcttatagtcaatattggcttatttaataagtgcatatgtgacatactaattgattgtgaatattttagtttactttgaaaagcttcatagaaaacaccgacctcacctaaccttcttagtatgttaagataagcatcttattgcttcttatttacaattattacttaacctacgaacggtataggttaagtaataattgtaattaagaagcaataagatgcttatcttaacatactaagaaggttaggtgaggtcggtgttttctatgaagcttttcaaggtaaactaaaatatttacaatcaattagtatgtcacatatgcacttattaaataagccaatattgactataagcaagtgcgagaacgggttgcactgttGTGTGGTCACAGTTTTAAGTACGATCAtactgttaaaaagactaggacacaatgaccACGGACTCCCAGTTCACGATAAACACACCTAtgtctccgtggcgcagtggtatgacgctcgcctggcgttccgcgagcgctttgtcatgggttcgtatcctggccggggaggatttactgggcgcaattccttaactgtagcctctgtttaacgcaacagtaaaatgggtacttggttgttaaaacGATTAttcgcggggatcgtattccagggaacttaggattaaggacttagtgcccgaaacgctacgcgtactagtggctgtacaagaatgtgagaactcttgtatatataataaaataaccaAAATGTAGTTTTTATCATTCTGAGTGAAGAAAAAACATtcatttatcattcatttatcatTTTATCATTCTGAGTCCAGAAAAAACCAAGGCTGATCCAGCCTTGTTTTTTTCTGGACCataccttatttatttatttatttatttatttatttaaatatatacaagaaggtacattgggattgtgaggatacatagcatagtaattacattcttgtaaagccactagtacccgCAGCGTACTAGTGGCCCGTACCTGGTCCGTACCTTGGTCCATACCATGGCGTGTCTCCTCTTTCTGGTGATTCATCCTACACATGTTGTGTTAAAAGAAGTTCATTTCTATAACTTGCAGTAAATCTGCTCTCCCACGTTTTCCCCTTTCACCATGGGAGGGGAGTCCTCGATTTCCTATCAATCTCCCCGTTATCTGAGTCCTCGCGTGGTGACTCGTTCTCATTCTATCTCTGCTGCTCTATTTCCACTTCATCTGTAGATGCTTGTATATACATTGTTGCTATTGTATTCCTGTCTGTGTCTTCTGCTATTTATTGGGCGTTGGGGTTGTTAATTACCAGGatcactataattttttttccttctctgctgTCAGAATACCGGTGCTGGAGGCTGTATTATACAGTTGTATTTTGATATTCCAGTTCCTCAAGCTTCCTATTTTCGCTTTATTAGGAGAGCCACTCCTCCTGTGTCTTTGCTTCATTTCTGGTCTTATAACTTGGTATATCCCTCGGAAATATTGCAACCGGGATATCATTTATTTAATTTCATTTAATGGTATtatgcgcgtgtgcgtgcgtgtgtgtgtgtatgtgggtatgtgtgtgtgtgtgtgtgggtatgtgtgtatgtgggtgtgtgagtgtgtgtgtgtgtgtgtgtactcgcctaattgtgcttgcgggggttgagctttggctctttggtcccgcctctcaactgtcaatcaactggtgtacagattcctgagcctactgggctctagtgtatgtgtgtgtgtgtgtgtgtgtgtgtgagtgaatgagagagagagagagagggggggggagagagggagagagagggagagagaggggggggggagagagagagagagagagagagagagagagagagagagagagagagagagagagagagagagagagagagagagagagagagagagagagagagagagagacagagaaagagagagagacagacagacagatagagtcAAGACTTGCTAATGCACACATGACAGAATTATTCAGTAGAGGACGGCAAAAAAAATACACTAAGAAAAGCGAACACCAATCAACCAGCTTGACCTCTGACCCCTATTTGTGACAGCGAGGAGGCCGACCCCTTAAAGGAGCTCACGCCCATCTCGCCCAGGTAACAACAGCATCTCCAAACCTTCAAATCCACTCGTCCAAATTTGTCAGACAAGGAACTTTTATGTGTTCCCCGTGCGCGGGTTCCTGTGTGGTTTGTGCTTGTCTAATAGTGCTTATATACCTGTGACTAGTGGGGCTGTGAGGTCTGTTTAGGCCccggtctgtgtgcgtgtgtgtgtgtgtgtgtgtgtgtgtgtgtgtgtgtgtgtgtgtgtgtgtgtgtgtgtgtgtgagtgtgtgtgtgtgtgtgtgtgtgtgtgtgtgtgtgtgtactcacctatttgtgcttgcgggggttgagctttggctctttggtcccgcctctcaactgtcaatcaacaggtgtacagattcctgagcctactgggctctatcatatctacatttgaaactgtgtatggagtcagcctccaccacatcactgcctaatgcattccatccgttaactactctgacactgaaaaagttccttctaacgtccctgtgactcatgtgggtactcagtttccacctgtgtccccttgttcgcgtcccgccagtgttgaatagtttatctttgtttacccggtcgatttccctgaggatattgtaggttgtgatcatgtctccccttactcttctgtcttccagtgtcgtaaggtgcatttcccgcagcctttccttgtaactcatgcctcttcgttctgggactagtctagtggcatacctttggactttttccagcttcgtcttgtgcttgacaaggtacgggctccatgctggggccgcatactccaggattggtcttacatatgtggtatacaagattctgaatgattccttacacaggttcctgaacgctgttctgatgttagccaacctcgcatatgccgcagacgttattctttttatgtgggcttcaggagacaggtttggtgtgatatcaactcctagatctttctctctgtctgtttcattaagtacttcatctcctattctgtatcctgtgtctggtctcctgattccactgcctagtttcattactttgcatttactcgggttgaacttcaacagccatttgttggaccattcactcagtctgtctaggtcatcttgtagcctcctactatcatcctctgtttcaatcctcctcataatttttgcatcatcggcaaacattgagagaaacgattctataccctctgggagatcatttacatatatcagaaacagtataggtccaaatactgacccctgcgggactccactcgtaacgtctcgccaatctgagacctcacccctcacactgactcgttgtctcctgttgcttaggtactcctttatccaacggagtaccttccctttcactccagcctgcatctccagctttttcactagcctcttgtgcgcCTCTTAATAAcacaattatgtgtgtgtgtgtgtgtgtgtgtgtgtgtgtgtgtgtgtgtgtgtgtgtgtgtgtgtgtgtgtgtgtgtgtgtgtatgtgtgtgtactcacctatttgtgcttgcgggggttgagctttggctctttggtcccgcctagacattcagtgtgtgtgtgtgtgtgtgtgtgtgtgtgtgtgtgtgtgtgtgtgtgtgtgtgtgtgtgtgtgtgtgtgtgtgtgtgtgtgtgtgaggggggggggagaggattgATGGAGTTCCAGGAGACGAATGAGTATTAGTAATACTAAAATTATACATCTAAGACACACGACATTTGACCCATGACAAGCCCTGAGTCGGCTGGTATTTATAGGCTATTAAATCTTTCAACTAAATTCTAAACCTTTCTGATTGGCCTTAAGCAGAAACGGCATAGTCCTGAATGTCATCCCACGTTGCCTAACCTAACCCGAAGctaactctaacctaacctaacccgaagctaactctaacctaacctaacccgaagctaactctaacctaacctgacccgaagctaactctaacctaacctgacccgaagctaactctaacctaacctgacccgaagctaactctaacctaacctaacccgaagctaactctaacctaacctaacccgaagctaactctaacctaacctaacccgaagctaactctaacctaacctaacccgaagctaactctaacctaacctaacccgaagctaactctaacctaacctaacccgaagctaactctaacctaacctaacctaacctaacccgaagctaactctaacctaacctaacccgaagctaactctaacctaacctgacccgaagctaactctaacctaacctaaccttacccgaagctaactctaacctaacctaacccgaagctaactctaacctaacctgacccgaagctaactctaacctaacctaacctaacccgaagctaactctaacctaacctaacccgaagctaactctaacctaacctgacccgaagctaactctaacctaacctaaccttacccgaagctaactctaacctaacctaacccgaagctaactctaacctaacctaacccgaagctaactctaacctaacctaacccgaagctaactctaacctaacctaacccgaagctaactctaacctaacctaacccgaagctaactctaacctaacctaacccgaagctaactctaacctaacctaacctaacctaacccgaagctaactctaacctaacctaacccgaagctaactctaacctaacctgacccgaagctaactctaacctaacctaaccttacccgaagctaactctaacctaacctaacccgaagctaactctaacctaacctgacccgaagctaactctaacctaacctaacctaacccgaagctaactctaacctaacctaacccgaagctaactctaacctaacctaacctaacctaacccgaagctaactctaacctaacctaacccgaagctaactctaacctaacctaacccgaagctaactctaacctaacctaacccgaagctaactctaacctaacctaacctaacctaacccgaagctaactctaacctaacctaacctaacctaacctaacccgaagctaactctaacctaacctaacctaacccgaagctaactctaacctaacctaacctaacctaacctaacccgaagctaactctaacctaacctaacctaacctaacccgaagctaactctaacctaacctaacccgaagctaactctaacctaacctatctctaagcTGTGGACATTTCTTACACTTAACTTCTCTTCatcttgttgatagtaggtgcagtttgcatgaagggtttgtcctcccgatgactgcaccagtactgatgttgttggacgcgtttatgttgaagatgatcggagctaccaaggtgcttgttgctttgtgctgtagatagaggaacggtgattaaaacaagaggtgtgtgttagagggagacttgccgctgcACCGTaggacggtgtgttgtgtttatggcgtcagctgatccatggTGCTGCGACGAggtagttgttttctgtgtttagctgttggtggcgccaggtataaatgtggcgcgggtcagatgtgttgacccaatttgttggtcgattggagatatttagtcagtgctttgactatttggtatttttcttgtaacgagtggtcaccgcctcctaatatatgctcgatggtgaagggtattttaagtgcgataaagacttgtttgaaattta contains the following coding sequences:
- the LOC123773830 gene encoding golgin subfamily A member 6-like protein 22, giving the protein MPTPSCQHHHANTIMPTPPSCQHHHANTIMPTPSCQHHHANTTIMPTPSCQHHHANTIMPTPPSCQHHHANTIMPTPSCQHHHANTIMPTPSCQHHHANTNIPAPSYQHHHTNTNIPTPSCQHQHTSTIMPTPSCQLSTLLKSLTQLRESLTQLRESLKQLRESLKQLRESLTQLRESLTQLRKSLKQLREFLTQLRESLKHLQSLIQLREAALTDSTKEQNPKAGGGGGNTEVKLQRSNYRGQTTGVKLQRSNHRDQTTEIKLQRSNHRDQTTEIKPQRSNHRDQTTEVKPQRSNHRGQTTEIKPQRSNHRGQTTEIKPQRSNHRGQTTKLKPQRSNHRDQTTEIKPQRSNHRGQTTKLKPQRSNHRDQTTEVKPQRSNHRDQTTEIKPQRSNHRDQTTEVKPQRSNYKAQTTEIKPQRSNHRGQTTEVKPQRSNHRDQTTKLKPRRSNHRDQTTEIKPQRSNHRGQTTEIKPQRSNHRDQTTEVKPQRSNYKAQTTEVKPQRSNHRGQSAEENNTANSLGPNT